TTTCTCCCCGGGCTGCGCGACTGTCTGAAAGGCGCTGTCGTGTGTTCACTTCTGTGACTTCACTTCTGTGTCTCCACACAGCCACCTTCCCCACGTGGCCCCACTTTCTGGGTAATCAATTCATGAGACCAGTTATTGGAAAAGACCTGTTGACAGCGAACTGCATCTCTGCCAGGGAGTGTAACAAAGCTCCCCACGATTTACCACCGTTTCCCACCATTCTCCACAGCTTTTCCACGATTTGACAGTATTTCCCCACACGCGTCTTTCGGCAGGAGCCAGCGCTCAGCAGCAGTTGAGCCAGAACATGCAGGTAAAAATCTAAAATTTTGCGTACTGGACAGCATTTCTGGAATATCAGGCGGAGGGCGGGACGTTTCCCCCACCGCGCCCCACCTACACTGACGGCATGAACGAGGTCAGAACGGACAGCAGACAGAGAACAGGCGCTGGGCAGGTGAATGCGGCGCTGGCAGGAGCGCTGCTGGCAGGAACCGGGGTGGCGCTGGGTGCTTTCGGCGCACATGCCCTGAAAGCCAGCCTGAGCACAGCCATGCTGGAAGTCTTCGAGACGGGCGTGAGATACCAGATGTACTCCGGCCTGGCCCTGCTGGCGCTCGCGGCTCTCCCCTCTCAGCGCCGCGCCCCGGTCTGGTTGCTGACGGGCGCAGTGGTCTTCAGCGTCAGTCTGTACGCACTCAGTCTCAGCGGCATCAAAGTGCTGGGGGCCGTCACGCCCATCGGCGGCGTGCTGATGCTGGTGGGCTGGGTGCTGGCAGCGCTCGACAGCAGAAAGCCCCGCACGACCTGAGCGGGCGGCAACACAGAACAGCGGCTTCACGCCTGTTGCCAGGGTGTGAAGCCGCCGTCTTGGTACGGGAAGGGAGTAAGCCGGGTTCTGTCCCCCACCTCGCGGAGGGGTCATGATCATCTCTCTGGGATGTGTGTCGCCACACACCTCAAGCGACCATCCTGGGAATCAACGGGCGGGCCGCCCTCCTCCACTGTCGGGTCTTGCACCGAATGGGGTTTACCAGCGCCGCCAATTTCTTGGCCGCCTGGTGCGCTCTTACCGCACCGTTTCACCCTGACCGCGCCCCCCACCGGGAATGGGCATTGTGGGCGCGGCGGTCTGGTTTCTGTGGCACTGTCCGTCGGCTTCGCACGTGTCCAGAGGAACGCCCGCCTCTGCCCGTCTGCTCGCCGCCCAGCCGTTAGCTGGCATCCTGCCCTGCGGTGCCCGGACTTTCCTCACCCGTAAGGGCGCGACCATGTTCCTTCCCGCGCTGCTGAGTATAACAGGACAGCGGGCGACAGGCTTCCCGCGTCAGCCCCAGCGTTCCTGCGTCAGTCTCGACTTGCGCTCCCAGACGTTCTGAGGCGTGAGTTCGGGGTGCAGCAGGTCGTGCAGGTCGCGCTCGTCCAGTTCTCGCCACTCGCCGCTTTCCATCCCTTCCAGCCACAGCCCGCCAATCCGCACGCGCACCAGCCGCGTGACCGGGTGGCCCACCGCTTCCAGCATACGGCGCACCTGCCGGTTTCGTCCTTCGGTCAGCGTGACGTACACGCCGCGTCCGGCACGGTCTACTCGGGCAGGCGCAGTCAGACCCTCTTCCAGCATCACGCCGTCTTCGAGCTGGTCGAGCGTGTCGTCGGTGGGCGTGCCGCCCTCGATCCAGGCGCGGTAGACCTTCTGGTGGCCGTAGCGCGGGTGCGTCAGCTGCAAGGTCAGGTTGCCGTCGGTGGTCAGCAGCAGCAGACCTTCCGAGTCGCGGTCGAGACGGCCAACCGGATGCAGCCCCGGCAGATCGCGGAAGCCGTCGAGAATGGTCGGGCGGCCCCGGTCGTCCTGCACGGTGGTCAGTACGCCTCTGGGCTTGTATACCGCCAGCGTCACATGGCGCACATGCCCGCCGACCAGCTGACCGTCGAGGCGCACCTCGTCACGTTCTTCGACACTCTGCCCCAGCGTGGCAACTTCACCGTTGATGCTGACGCGGCCCGCCCGGATGTAGTCCTCAGCGGCGCGGCGCGAGGCCATGCCGCTGCGGGCCAGATACTTCTGAAGGCGCTCGCTCATAGGTGGACCCGGCGTTCATGGGGCAGCAGCAGCGCGAGTACGGCCAGCACGAGCAGCACCGCACTGACGCCGTACAGCAGGGTTTGCAGCGCCGACGGCAGCCCCGAACGCAGCGCTGCCGGAATCAGGGTGGCGACGATCAGGAGGTTTCCAGCCACCTGACCCACCACCCCCGGCCCGCTGGGACGCAGCGCGTTTGCTGCCAGCGTCAGTCCCCAGGCCGTGATGATGGCCCCAGCCACCCGTGCCAGCCACAGCGGACTGACACCCAGCACAGTGGACGGCAACACATAGATCACCACCCCGGCAGGCAGGAACAGCAGGGCATTCAGACCGAAGACGACACGAAGAGCAACAGCAGACACGCCCGGCAGTCTACACCGCCGTCCCGGTCATCAGGTCGTTCCCACTTTCAGGCACAGAAAACGCCACCCCCAGCGTATTCAGGACGCCAGCCCGACCAGACCATCGGCATTCACCCACGCCGACGCCACGCCCAGTTCGGCACTCAGAGCGGCGTCTGGATGGCCCGGTTCACCCCGAATCACCAGCATCGGCGCAGCTTCCAGCCCCACGCTGCCTGCGTCGTCGAGCCGCGCCAGCACTGCCCCAAAGCTCCAGTCGGCGACCCACAGCCGTTTGAGCGCGAACAGCACCTCGGCTCCGGGAGGGCGGGTCAGCGCGTGTTCGGTGTGGCGCGTTCCCGGCCTGCGGACGTGCACGCTGCCGCTGTCCAGCCCGGCATGGTGCAGCGCACGGGTGAACTGTTGAACGCTGTCATCCAGCAACGCACAGCCCCTGACCAGCGACTGCGCCTGTCCACACAGCGTCTCCAGAACATCTTCGTCGATGCGCTGAGGGCGGATAGCCGCGAACAGCCGCGAGAGCTGAGCCGGCAGATTGTTGTGACGGTAAAAGCCTTCCTCGAAGGTCGGCGGAACGACGAAGGCAGTGGGAACACGACTGGCGTACACTCCCAGCAGGCGCGTCTCGGCACCCACCAGGCGCTCTGGCAGGTTCTGGGCTTCCAGCAATGAATACATATGAGAGCAGAGTAGCGAAGAGCTCCTGATCTTGTGTCAGCTCT
Above is a genomic segment from Deinococcus ruber containing:
- a CDS encoding DUF423 domain-containing protein, with the translated sequence MNEVRTDSRQRTGAGQVNAALAGALLAGTGVALGAFGAHALKASLSTAMLEVFETGVRYQMYSGLALLALAALPSQRRAPVWLLTGAVVFSVSLYALSLSGIKVLGAVTPIGGVLMLVGWVLAALDSRKPRTT
- a CDS encoding pseudouridine synthase, producing the protein MSERLQKYLARSGMASRRAAEDYIRAGRVSINGEVATLGQSVEERDEVRLDGQLVGGHVRHVTLAVYKPRGVLTTVQDDRGRPTILDGFRDLPGLHPVGRLDRDSEGLLLLTTDGNLTLQLTHPRYGHQKVYRAWIEGGTPTDDTLDQLEDGVMLEEGLTAPARVDRAGRGVYVTLTEGRNRQVRRMLEAVGHPVTRLVRVRIGGLWLEGMESGEWRELDERDLHDLLHPELTPQNVWERKSRLTQERWG